Genomic window (Streptomyces liliiviolaceus):
CGGACCTCGACCTGGGCGGTGCCGACGACGGCCTTCTCCACGGTCTGCGCCAGCGTCCCGCCGCAGCCCATGTTCTCCGGGTCCTTGCCCGCGCAGTCCGTGCCGCTGCACTCGACACCGGCCGGCAGTTCCTTGCTCACCGTCGGACTCGGGCTCGGCTTGGCCTCGTTCTTGCCCTCGTCACCGCCGGAGCTCGTGAGGTACACGGCCGCGGCCACCACCACGAGCGCGCCCACGACGCCGGCGAGGAACATGGTGAGCCGCCGCTTGCGCCCCTGCCCGTCGGGCGAACCGCCGGTTCTCCGCCCCGCGGCCGGGGGCGCGCCCCCGGCCGGACCGCCGGGTCCCGCAGGACCGCCGGATCCCACAGGACCGGCCGAGCCGGACGGCCCGTACGCTCCCGGGGGCGAGGCGACGACTCCCCAACCGCCGCCCCGCGCATCCGCACCGGTCCTCGCGCCGGCACCCTCGCCGGCACCGGCCCCGGCGCCGTACGACGGCCTGCGCTCGTCCCCCTGCGCCGGGCTCTGCGGGGGCACGGTGGGTGACACTCCGGCCGGGCCCGCGATACCCGGCTTGGGCGCGGTCGTGCTTCCCCCGGCGCGCGCCTGCTTCCCGCTCTTTCCCCCCTTGGCCGGAGTCGGCCCGAACTCCCCCAGCGCGGCGCGCGCCTGGGAGATCCGGATCGCCTCCATGGTCATGTCGTGGCGCATCTCCGAACGGCTCCAGGCGCGCTCGGCGAGCTCCCACATCGTCGTCAGATGGACGGGATTGGTCCCGGTCACCTCGGCCAACGCCACGATCGCGCCCTTGGGCGCGAGCAGGCGGCCGTTCAGATACCGCTCCCAGGACGTCTTGCTGTATCCCGTGCGGTCGGCCACGGCGGCGATGCTCAGCCCACCGCGGTCGACAAGTCGGCGCAACTGACTGGCGAACTCCCTTACCTGCGGATCGAGTTCATCCGGCAAGGGCCTCCAACGAGGCATTGGTACCCCCCTCTTCCCCCCGTACGTGCTGGTCTTTTCCCGCGTGTGAAGCCCTTGCCGAGTCCCCGTTCCGGCTACCCACAGGGATGCGTTCGGTCAGGATCTCAGTTCCCGGGAGGGGGGCGCACGGGAGCATTCGGGCCTGTGGGCATGCACCGTCGCATGCCCCCTGGTCTGCGGTCCAGTGTCCCACCGACTTGTCCCCCGGCTGACGGGTCGGCCGGGCCACTGGACCGGCCGCTGGACGGGGGCATGCGCGGGATCGTGCACGCAGACGTGCACGGGGACGTCCGAGAGCATCCCGCTTGCCCATGTTGTCCACGGTATCCATGGACTTGGCAGTGATCGCGACCCTTCCCCGAACTTGTCAACATATCGACACGCAGGGAACACATGCACGTTCTCGTGCGTCACTCGCGGCTTCAGGGGGATCACACGCACACCAGGGGCAGATCGGATCGTCGACCGCTCGCCGCCGTCACGATGAGGCGACGGCCGCGGTCGGTCCGCCAGGCTATCGACGGAACCGGTGGCGCGTACGGCGTCCTGGGCGACCGGTACCGGCGAGGACACGTTTTGCGCGCCCCGCGCGCGGGAGGTGCCGGAACGGTCACCGCCCTGCCACAGGCGACTGACAGGTATTGAACGGCCGTTGGCACGTCCATGACCCTTGACCCAGGCGGCGCCCCTCCGCGCTTCGGGGGAGCGGACGGGCGCCGCCGCTCCAAACGCCCGAAGCCGGACGCCCCGAAGGGACGCGAGGATTTGCGCGCTCAGCCGGACGCCCCGAAGGGGCGCGGGGAACCGCGCGCTCAGCCACGACGAACGGTCAGATCCCCACGACGCTCAACCCCGAAGGCACCAAGCGGAGCGCACCCGTTCACGTCCTGATCGTGAAGTGCAGCGTGTCGTCCAGGAACGGAAGCTCCAGCCAGGGATTCGGCTGCGCCATCATCGCGAGCAGTGCGATGGTCGCTCCCAGGACGCCGTACGTGACAAGGTCCGTGAACCGGGAGCGGACGGCGAGCATGCCCACGTCGGGCAGCACCCAGCGCATGGCGGCGCCCGCGAGCAGCGCGACGCCGATCAGCAGGGTCCCCGCCTTGAACGCGTCGAGCGC
Coding sequences:
- a CDS encoding helix-turn-helix domain-containing protein translates to MPRWRPLPDELDPQVREFASQLRRLVDRGGLSIAAVADRTGYSKTSWERYLNGRLLAPKGAIVALAEVTGTNPVHLTTMWELAERAWSRSEMRHDMTMEAIRISQARAALGEFGPTPAKGGKSGKQARAGGSTTAPKPGIAGPAGVSPTVPPQSPAQGDERRPSYGAGAGAGEGAGARTGADARGGGWGVVASPPGAYGPSGSAGPVGSGGPAGPGGPAGGAPPAAGRRTGGSPDGQGRKRRLTMFLAGVVGALVVVAAAVYLTSSGGDEGKNEAKPSPSPTVSKELPAGVECSGTDCAGKDPENMGCGGTLAQTVEKAVVGTAQVEVRYSETCGAAWARITAAGAGDTVRISAGSAAAQTAEVETDTDAYTPMVAVKSATGAKACATLASGVEGCTK
- a CDS encoding DUF3017 domain-containing protein, with product MTVRDAVSAPGPDGEPRRVTRRFPLFTRDTARPEGGGRAAPRDAPAPARQWPILAVTGLVGLGLLLTALDAFKAGTLLIGVALLAGAAMRWVLPDVGMLAVRSRFTDLVTYGVLGATIALLAMMAQPNPWLELPFLDDTLHFTIRT